The nucleotide sequence TCAAGTACCGTTACTTTTGATCCGTATAAGGCTTGTGTTTCTAGTTTCCCGACAAGGCCGAGTTTTTCTTCGTAAGTCATGCTGGTGGTCCATTTTCTTAGATCAACCGGATTAGTGGAGGAAGGCTTGTCCACCTCTCGTAAAAGGTTTGGAGCCGTCCACAAAGTCGCCGCTGATACATCAACATAATAAGTATCTGTCTCTTTCTCTTTTGCTTCTGCTGAATTGATTGACAAAAGCAATAATGTTCCAAGAGCTAACACAATGGCATACCACTTTTTTAACATAATGAATGTTCATCCTTTCTTTTATTTATTTAAAAGGAAAGGTTTTCTTTCCTTTTTATCCCCAGTCCTGGAGCATTTCCGAGCTTGATCAGATCTTTCTCGTAAGAAATGCCTTCGAAGTTCTCTTGCTTGATCCAGAGCGGTGCATCCAGGTCAATTTTTGTTATATTCGGGTGGGCTACGGCCAGATGGATGGCGGCTGAAACACTGACGATTGATTCCATCATGCTGCCAATCATGCATTCTACTTCTGCTGCTTCTGCCATATCAGCAATTTGTACTGCCCGACGAATCCCCCCTGTTTTCATTAATTTAATATTTAAATAGTCCACTGCTTGCTCGGATAATAGTTTCATAGCATCAACCGGTGAAAAGAGGCTTTCATCTGCCATGATAGATGTGTGAACGTTATTTTTTATTTCTTTTAGACCGGCAATGTTATAGGCTTTTACCGGTTGTTCGACCAGTTCAATATTAAGTTGTCGATCTTCAAGTTCTCTGATAGTCCGGATCGCCTCGCTGACCGACCATCCCTGGTTCGCGTCCACACGGATAGCGATTTTACTGCCGACCGCCTGGCGGATGGCACTGATTCTTTCCACATCCTGCTCCCAGTCTTTTCCCGCTTTAATTTTTAAAATGGAAAAGCCATCTTT is from Bacillus sp. PK3_68 and encodes:
- a CDS encoding dipeptide epimerase, producing the protein MYISKLAVSVEKLSLVKPFKTALRTATEIDNIFVTIQLENGLTGVGAAAPTVAITGDSTEGISSVIEQIIAPQLIGQRITCLNRLSKIIQQSCAGNTSAKAAVEIAVYDAACRYWNIPLYELLGGETNQLHNDMTVSIAGEAEMVNDALRIIKDGFSILKIKAGKDWEQDVERISAIRQAVGSKIAIRVDANQGWSVSEAIRTIRELEDRQLNIELVEQPVKAYNIAGLKEIKNNVHTSIMADESLFSPVDAMKLLSEQAVDYLNIKLMKTGGIRRAVQIADMAEAAEVECMIGSMMESIVSVSAAIHLAVAHPNITKIDLDAPLWIKQENFEGISYEKDLIKLGNAPGLGIKRKENLSF